The Gordonia sp. KTR9 genome contains a region encoding:
- a CDS encoding TetR/AcrR family transcriptional regulator — translation MAIRNEEIGDLVLDAARSCLLRSGGRKVTVSEVARQAGVSRPTVYRRWPDITEIIRALLTREVLGVVEEAIGGAGEPADLEALVARVVSVVGALRDDELIASLWREQRDFMSPYVFERLGTSQQGILAILADMLSAGQERRQVRAGDAKRMAAMVLLIAQSFLQSGALVSDILAEGWSVELHEMLAGYLRPVGPGANG, via the coding sequence ATGGCAATCCGTAACGAGGAGATCGGCGATCTCGTTCTGGATGCAGCACGGAGCTGTCTGCTGCGCAGCGGCGGACGCAAGGTGACTGTCTCCGAGGTGGCCCGACAAGCAGGCGTCAGTCGACCCACCGTGTACCGCCGCTGGCCCGACATCACCGAGATCATCCGCGCTCTGTTGACCCGCGAGGTCCTCGGGGTGGTCGAGGAGGCCATCGGCGGGGCCGGCGAACCCGCCGACCTGGAGGCGCTCGTCGCCCGGGTGGTGTCGGTGGTCGGCGCGCTCCGGGACGACGAACTGATCGCCTCGCTGTGGCGCGAGCAGCGAGACTTCATGTCGCCGTACGTCTTCGAGCGTCTCGGTACGAGCCAGCAGGGGATTCTCGCGATTCTCGCGGACATGCTGTCGGCGGGTCAGGAACGGCGTCAGGTGCGTGCGGGCGACGCCAAGCGCATGGCGGCGATGGTGCTGCTGATCGCGCAGTCGTTCCTGCAGTCCGGAGCGCTGGTGTCCGACATCCTCGCGGAGGGGTGGAGCGTCGAACTGCACGAGATGCTGGCCGGTTACCTTCGACCGGTCGGTCCGGGCGCCAACGGATGA
- a CDS encoding CCA tRNA nucleotidyltransferase, translating to MLASAAIALRGLDDVLVPLGELFETAGHELYLVGGSVRDAVLGRLGNDLDFTTDARPEAVSQLLRGWADAFWDVGIEFGTVGVRKGDHLIEITTFRADSYDQVSRNPEVTFGTSLEDDLIRRDFTVNAMAVQIGSSGAQDFRDPLDGLTALLSGIIDTPATPEQSFGDDPLRMLRAVRFVSQLGFRLAPRVWQAITEMNGEIDRITVERIRTELDKLICGEFPIEAIDAMVETGLAERVLPEVPGMKLTIDEHHQHKDVYQHSLTVLRQAIDLEDGDPDLVLRWAALLHDIGKPATRRHEPGGGVSFHHHEVVGAKMVRKRMRTLKYPKAVVADVAQLVFLHLRFHGYGDGAWTDSAVRRYVTDAGPLLDRLNKLVRADCTTRNKRRARRLQQNYDDLEQRIAALQAAENLEKVRPDLDGNAIMELLGVPPGPIVGQAWRHLKELRLDRGPLSRDEAEDALREWWAARGGK from the coding sequence CTGCTCGCCTCCGCCGCGATCGCGCTGCGCGGACTCGACGATGTCCTCGTGCCCCTCGGCGAACTGTTCGAGACCGCGGGCCACGAGCTGTACCTGGTGGGCGGCTCGGTGCGCGACGCCGTCCTCGGCCGTCTCGGCAACGACCTCGACTTCACGACCGACGCGCGTCCGGAAGCGGTCTCCCAGCTGCTCCGGGGCTGGGCCGACGCGTTCTGGGACGTCGGCATCGAGTTCGGCACGGTCGGGGTCCGCAAGGGCGATCACCTGATCGAGATCACGACGTTCCGGGCGGACTCGTATGACCAGGTCAGTCGTAATCCCGAAGTCACCTTCGGCACCTCGCTCGAGGACGATCTGATCCGACGCGACTTCACCGTGAACGCGATGGCGGTGCAGATCGGTTCGTCGGGGGCCCAGGATTTCCGGGACCCGCTGGACGGTCTGACCGCGCTGCTGTCGGGGATCATCGACACCCCGGCAACCCCCGAGCAGTCCTTCGGCGACGACCCGCTCCGGATGCTGCGTGCGGTGCGGTTCGTCTCCCAGCTCGGATTCCGGCTCGCTCCGCGGGTGTGGCAGGCCATCACCGAGATGAACGGTGAGATCGATCGCATCACCGTCGAACGCATCCGCACCGAGCTGGACAAACTGATCTGCGGCGAGTTCCCGATCGAGGCGATCGACGCCATGGTCGAGACCGGTCTGGCCGAGCGGGTGCTGCCCGAGGTGCCGGGGATGAAACTCACCATCGACGAGCACCATCAGCACAAGGACGTCTACCAGCATTCGCTGACCGTGCTCCGCCAGGCCATCGACCTCGAGGACGGCGATCCGGACCTGGTGTTGCGCTGGGCAGCCCTGCTGCACGACATCGGCAAACCCGCGACGCGCCGCCACGAACCGGGGGGCGGCGTCAGCTTCCACCACCACGAGGTGGTGGGCGCGAAGATGGTGCGCAAACGGATGCGGACGCTGAAGTACCCGAAGGCGGTGGTGGCCGACGTCGCGCAACTGGTCTTCCTGCACCTGCGGTTTCACGGGTACGGCGACGGCGCGTGGACCGATTCGGCAGTCCGTCGGTACGTCACCGATGCCGGTCCCCTGCTGGACAGACTGAACAAACTCGTGCGCGCCGACTGCACCACTCGCAACAAGCGGCGCGCCCGGCGACTGCAGCAGAACTACGACGATCTCGAGCAGCGGATCGCCGCCCTGCAGGCGGCCGAGAACCTCGAGAAGGTCCGACCCGACCTCGACGGCAACGCCATCATGGAACTCCTCGGCGTGCCGCCCGGCCCGATCGTCGGCCAGGCGTGGCGTCACCTCAAGGAACTTCGACTCGACCGCGGCCCCCTGAGCCGCGACGAGGCGGAGGACGCCCTGCGGGAATGGTGGGCGGCCCGCGGCGGGAAGTGA
- a CDS encoding MFS transporter codes for MSNAQVTRDPRGWSVFIRSLRSSPGLGRLLSVRLSSQITDGIFQAALVGSILFNPERHADPLAVAGGLAVLLLPYSLIGPFAGALLDHWDRRNVLLYANLLRGLIIGLVALAVASGAPDVVVLISALAATGASRFVAAGLSAGLPHVARREVLVATNALFTTLGGAMLTVGLGVTLGLRAIFGDDNVGSALTMLAGIVLAVVSGGLAHGFRPLQLGPDEPDDPGRSALHAVSVGLWHGARAVRHHKTVAAALSAIGAHRLVFGMNTLMILVLTRQMGPGDGVDRVSVVIGFTGAGALLAAVITPIAVARVGRYVTLLVALGVGAVAELSVLSFEFAVICGSAFVLGLIGQVAKLCGDVAMQVDVGDAVRGQVFSVQDAVFNIAYVGAVTVAALAIPDDGQAVGLVVLGVVLYLVGMLVVRLLHPRGHWSADPTTVRTTVTDPAA; via the coding sequence GTGAGCAACGCCCAGGTGACCCGCGACCCACGCGGGTGGTCGGTGTTCATCCGTTCCCTCCGATCCTCACCGGGATTGGGCCGATTGTTGTCGGTCCGTCTGTCGAGTCAGATCACCGACGGCATCTTCCAGGCCGCGCTGGTCGGCAGCATTCTCTTCAACCCCGAGCGTCACGCCGACCCACTCGCGGTGGCCGGCGGTCTGGCGGTTCTCCTGCTGCCGTATTCGCTGATCGGCCCGTTCGCGGGGGCGTTGCTCGACCACTGGGATCGACGCAACGTGCTGCTGTACGCGAACCTGCTGCGCGGGCTGATCATCGGGCTCGTCGCACTGGCGGTCGCTTCCGGCGCACCCGACGTCGTGGTGCTGATCTCCGCGCTCGCCGCGACGGGCGCGAGCCGGTTCGTGGCCGCCGGTCTGTCCGCCGGGTTGCCGCACGTCGCGCGGCGCGAGGTGCTCGTGGCAACCAACGCGCTGTTCACGACACTGGGCGGCGCGATGCTCACCGTCGGGCTCGGCGTCACACTGGGGCTGCGCGCGATCTTCGGCGACGACAACGTCGGCAGTGCACTCACCATGCTCGCCGGGATCGTGCTGGCCGTCGTCTCCGGCGGGCTGGCACACGGGTTCCGTCCGCTGCAGCTCGGACCCGACGAGCCCGACGATCCGGGCCGATCGGCGCTGCACGCGGTCTCCGTCGGGCTGTGGCACGGCGCTCGAGCCGTCCGGCACCACAAGACCGTGGCCGCCGCACTGTCGGCGATCGGAGCCCATCGGCTCGTGTTCGGGATGAACACACTCATGATCCTGGTTCTGACGCGCCAGATGGGTCCCGGCGACGGTGTCGACCGGGTCAGCGTGGTCATCGGGTTCACCGGCGCCGGGGCGCTTCTCGCCGCCGTCATCACGCCGATCGCGGTGGCACGGGTGGGTCGGTACGTAACGCTCCTCGTCGCGTTGGGCGTCGGGGCGGTCGCGGAGCTGTCGGTGCTGAGCTTCGAGTTCGCGGTGATCTGCGGTTCGGCGTTCGTGCTCGGGCTCATCGGCCAGGTCGCGAAGCTGTGTGGTGACGTGGCCATGCAGGTCGACGTCGGCGACGCGGTGCGCGGCCAGGTCTTCTCGGTCCAGGACGCGGTGTTCAACATCGCCTACGTGGGCGCGGTGACCGTCGCGGCCCTCGCGATCCCCGACGACGGCCAGGCGGTCGGGCTGGTGGTGCTCGGGGTGGTGTTGTACCTGGTCGGGATGCTCGTGGTGCGCCTCCTCCATCCGCGCGGGCACTGGTCCGCCGATCCCACGACGGTGCGGACGACCGTCACCGACCCCGCCGCGTGA
- a CDS encoding CocE/NonD family hydrolase, whose protein sequence is MSGSKSARVLVGVVLAVVALVAVAGAAPAGPSGGADAARWAASHDGPQPYAGVNVTWDVPIRMSDGTVLRANVYRPADVRERPTSTRTPVIVNMTPYTKLITTVGSAVLQNPVLEPYLLQIARSINLSGTPIDGINDIAHTIRDGGAKTFLVDFDLVRSGYTQVVVDVRGTGFSQGVWDVFQSREQRDTIEVIDWASKQRWSNGKVGMSGVSYSAINQIQAANKNPAALKAIFPVEPGGDLIRDIVAPGGALGVGFLPLWLTLVNTTKMIPNVASMLNGTFDWKWLADRISDPFTFYPQLFAALLTPDIPSVPPNLKALLDTDSEPRSSWLDHADRITTPTLIYGGWFDLFTNSEVRMYNNIPLPPGKKQLIMGDGYHLTIGGGQQGRANTPPRLDVLQKAWFDKWLKGIDNGVDSYGPVNLKQVGDSWITAQQFPRAGMERQRLYLGDRRSGTAAHAVRDGSLTPAPSPSRARMTIAPGLAPMCSRDAAQQLAGALAIFPFCADDARISERAALSFTTPPLTMTRSVSGYANVRLNTVLDATDGYWTATLNDVAPDGTSKVLTSGQVMASLRGYDEAASQFAPNGDVIDPFYELTLASRQPVVPGRPVSVDIGLLPTEALIKPGHRLRVDVFAMNFPRGLPLRPLLNESGLRPQHIQLDPNRPSFVNLPLSTPVGRPVN, encoded by the coding sequence ATGAGCGGGTCGAAGAGTGCTCGGGTTCTGGTCGGGGTGGTCCTCGCGGTGGTCGCGCTGGTCGCGGTGGCCGGCGCCGCGCCGGCCGGACCGAGCGGCGGTGCCGATGCGGCGCGATGGGCGGCGAGCCATGACGGCCCGCAACCGTACGCCGGCGTCAACGTCACCTGGGACGTGCCGATCCGGATGAGCGACGGCACGGTGCTCCGGGCCAACGTGTACCGCCCGGCCGACGTCCGCGAGCGCCCCACGTCGACGAGGACGCCGGTCATCGTCAACATGACGCCGTACACCAAGCTGATCACCACTGTCGGATCAGCGGTGCTGCAGAACCCGGTCCTCGAGCCCTACCTCCTGCAGATCGCGCGGTCGATCAACCTGTCCGGAACGCCGATCGACGGCATCAACGACATCGCGCACACGATCCGCGACGGCGGCGCGAAGACCTTCCTCGTCGACTTCGACCTCGTGCGCAGCGGGTACACGCAGGTCGTTGTGGACGTGCGGGGCACCGGCTTCTCGCAGGGGGTCTGGGATGTGTTCCAGTCGCGGGAACAGCGCGACACCATCGAGGTGATCGACTGGGCGTCGAAGCAGCGCTGGTCCAACGGCAAGGTCGGCATGTCGGGGGTGTCGTACTCGGCGATCAACCAGATCCAGGCCGCCAACAAGAACCCGGCGGCACTCAAGGCGATCTTCCCGGTCGAGCCGGGCGGCGACCTCATCCGCGACATCGTAGCCCCGGGCGGCGCACTCGGCGTCGGCTTCCTGCCGCTGTGGCTGACGCTGGTCAACACCACCAAGATGATCCCGAACGTCGCGTCGATGCTGAACGGCACGTTCGACTGGAAGTGGCTGGCGGACCGGATCTCCGACCCCTTCACCTTCTACCCGCAGCTGTTCGCCGCTCTCCTGACCCCCGACATCCCGTCGGTGCCACCGAATCTGAAGGCGTTGCTGGACACCGATTCCGAACCGCGGTCGTCCTGGCTCGACCACGCCGATCGCATCACCACCCCGACGCTCATCTACGGCGGCTGGTTCGACCTCTTCACCAACAGCGAAGTCCGGATGTACAACAACATCCCGCTGCCGCCCGGCAAGAAGCAACTGATCATGGGCGACGGCTATCACCTCACGATCGGCGGCGGCCAGCAGGGTCGAGCCAACACCCCGCCGCGGCTCGACGTCTTGCAGAAGGCGTGGTTCGACAAGTGGCTCAAAGGAATCGACAACGGGGTCGACTCCTACGGGCCCGTCAACCTCAAGCAGGTCGGCGACTCGTGGATCACCGCCCAGCAGTTCCCGCGTGCCGGTATGGAACGTCAGCGGCTCTATCTCGGTGACCGGCGCAGCGGTACCGCGGCGCATGCGGTGCGTGACGGCAGCCTGACGCCCGCGCCCTCCCCATCGCGGGCCCGGATGACCATCGCGCCCGGCCTGGCACCGATGTGTTCACGCGACGCCGCACAGCAGCTGGCCGGTGCACTAGCGATCTTCCCCTTCTGCGCCGACGACGCACGCATCTCCGAGCGCGCCGCTTTGTCGTTCACCACTCCCCCGCTGACCATGACGCGCAGCGTGTCCGGGTACGCCAACGTGCGGTTGAACACCGTCCTCGACGCCACCGACGGCTACTGGACCGCCACCCTGAACGATGTCGCCCCCGACGGGACGTCGAAGGTGCTCACCTCCGGTCAGGTCATGGCGTCGCTGCGCGGGTACGACGAGGCGGCATCGCAGTTCGCGCCCAACGGCGACGTGATCGACCCGTTCTACGAGCTGACGCTGGCGTCGCGCCAGCCTGTCGTGCCGGGCCGTCCAGTCAGTGTCGACATCGGTCTGCTGCCGACGGAGGCTCTCATCAAGCCGGGGCACCGTCTGCGGGTCGACGTGTTCGCGATGAACTTCCCGCGAGGACTGCCGCTGCGTCCGCTGCTGAACGAGTCGGGCCTACGGCCTCAGCACATCCAGCTCGACCCGAACCGGCCGAGCTTCGTGAACCTGCCGCTGTCGACTCCGGTGGGCCGGCCCGTCAATTGA
- a CDS encoding aminotransferase class V-fold PLP-dependent enzyme, giving the protein MYVSDLGEQWHAARLEPALAHLDSASAGRSSYALIGAMTAHLWRETERGSYVAADDRADEIARDTRNLAALIGHTGDEIVFRESARAALRALLTHWSLPVTSTVWVAKNEFGPNLEEFERRGYAVRTMPDGDVYGHVDTDALENMLQFDQPDFIHVCHIGSMSGVVQPVTRIVELAHRAGVPVVVDMAQSVGHVPTVTGADVVYGTSRKWLTGPRGVGFVAVRRDSLRPVHIDGSDAFIAGRLGLGVAVRELLEIGQQRVFRELAKIGQATRERLHGIASWEVLEPLDEPSAIVTLAPPPGWQFDDIAAARDKLLSLGVLVTAADTWRAPLATEHPVLRISPHLDVRRADLDRVADTLRTMGY; this is encoded by the coding sequence ATGTATGTCAGCGATCTCGGCGAGCAGTGGCACGCGGCCCGGCTCGAACCAGCCCTGGCACATCTCGACTCTGCTTCGGCGGGCCGCTCGTCGTATGCGCTGATCGGCGCGATGACCGCGCACCTGTGGCGGGAGACCGAACGCGGCTCCTATGTCGCCGCTGACGACCGCGCCGACGAGATCGCGCGCGACACAAGGAATCTCGCTGCTCTGATCGGCCACACCGGCGACGAAATCGTCTTCCGCGAGAGCGCCCGTGCCGCGCTGCGTGCCCTTCTCACCCATTGGAGCCTCCCCGTCACCTCGACGGTGTGGGTGGCCAAGAACGAATTCGGGCCCAACCTCGAGGAGTTCGAGCGCCGCGGCTACGCGGTACGGACGATGCCCGACGGCGACGTCTACGGTCACGTCGACACCGACGCACTCGAGAACATGCTGCAATTCGATCAGCCGGACTTCATCCACGTCTGCCACATCGGCTCGATGTCCGGTGTGGTGCAGCCGGTCACGCGGATCGTCGAACTCGCACACCGGGCCGGCGTGCCCGTCGTGGTGGACATGGCGCAGTCGGTGGGTCACGTCCCCACCGTCACCGGCGCCGACGTGGTCTACGGCACCAGCCGTAAATGGCTCACCGGCCCGCGTGGCGTCGGGTTCGTCGCGGTACGCCGAGACTCGTTGCGGCCGGTCCACATCGACGGTTCCGATGCGTTCATCGCCGGACGACTCGGACTCGGTGTCGCCGTGCGCGAGCTGCTCGAGATCGGTCAGCAGCGCGTCTTCCGCGAACTCGCGAAGATCGGTCAGGCCACCCGCGAACGGCTCCACGGCATCGCGAGCTGGGAGGTGCTCGAACCACTCGACGAGCCGTCCGCGATCGTCACCCTCGCGCCGCCGCCCGGGTGGCAGTTCGACGACATCGCCGCCGCCCGCGACAAGTTGCTCTCACTCGGCGTCCTGGTCACCGCCGCCGACACCTGGCGCGCGCCGCTCGCGACCGAGCACCCGGTCCTCCGGATCAGCCCGCATCTCGACGTGCGCAGAGCCGACCTCGACCGCGTAGCCGACACCTTGCGCACGATGGGTTACTGA
- a CDS encoding diacylglycerol/lipid kinase family protein produces MTIEHATLVASPYARHGAGLRVAHDAAELLRARDVEVEIIVGEDVADAADLAGKAARGDTDVIVVVGGDGTVRLAVEATIGSGKPLAVIPAGSGNDFARNLGIPLDPADAVEVILAGHRRAIDLGRVSFPDGQTALFSTVAATGFDAAVTARAIDMRRPRGQSRYTIAALLELLALRSRHYQVRVDDHAVESDLIFAAIGNTTSYGGGMKITPAASITDGQLDVTLALTPPRMARWTIARVFPKVFSGKHIDSPNVRTMRGAEVELYCDPPALVSVDGDLVGQLPAVFEAVPHAIEVFAPAS; encoded by the coding sequence ATGACTATCGAACACGCCACACTCGTGGCCAGTCCGTACGCGCGTCACGGAGCAGGACTCCGTGTAGCCCATGATGCCGCAGAACTTCTGCGCGCCCGGGACGTGGAGGTGGAGATCATCGTCGGCGAGGACGTCGCCGACGCCGCCGACCTCGCGGGCAAGGCAGCCCGGGGAGACACCGACGTCATCGTCGTCGTGGGGGGCGACGGCACGGTGCGTCTGGCGGTCGAGGCCACCATCGGCTCCGGCAAACCACTGGCCGTCATCCCGGCCGGCAGCGGGAACGACTTCGCCCGCAACCTCGGCATCCCGCTCGATCCGGCGGACGCCGTCGAGGTCATCCTCGCCGGTCACCGGCGAGCGATCGACCTCGGACGCGTCAGCTTCCCGGACGGTCAGACCGCGCTGTTCAGCACGGTCGCCGCCACCGGATTCGACGCGGCCGTCACCGCGCGGGCCATCGACATGCGCCGCCCGCGCGGACAGTCCCGGTACACGATCGCCGCACTGCTCGAACTTCTCGCGCTGCGGTCGCGCCATTACCAGGTCCGCGTCGACGACCACGCCGTCGAATCCGACCTCATCTTCGCCGCGATCGGCAACACCACGTCATACGGCGGCGGTATGAAGATCACGCCTGCGGCTTCCATCACCGACGGCCAGCTCGACGTGACACTCGCGCTGACCCCGCCGCGGATGGCCCGCTGGACGATCGCTCGCGTCTTCCCGAAGGTGTTCTCGGGCAAGCACATCGACAGCCCGAACGTACGGACGATGCGCGGCGCGGAGGTCGAACTCTACTGCGACCCGCCGGCCCTTGTGTCGGTCGACGGTGACCTCGTCGGACAGCTGCCTGCCGTCTTCGAGGCGGTACCCCACGCGATCGAGGTGTTCGCACCCGCGAGCTGA
- a CDS encoding YqgE/AlgH family protein, whose amino-acid sequence MPGVPWDADPTPRVRPGTALIASTDLVEPTFARTVIYVIEHNESGSLGVILNRMSQTAVHNLLPQWTDIAASPRALYVGGPVNQEAALCLGVVKPGTDIDDVPALRPVDGRVVLVDLDADPEPLADVLEGVRIFAGYSGWGIGQLDDELDQFSWMIASALPRDLLAPPASDVWFDVLRRQAWPKPLLATHPIDLSLN is encoded by the coding sequence ATGCCCGGAGTCCCCTGGGACGCCGACCCCACGCCGCGGGTGCGTCCAGGTACCGCGCTGATCGCGTCGACCGACCTCGTCGAGCCCACTTTCGCGCGGACTGTCATCTACGTCATCGAGCACAACGAGTCGGGCAGCCTGGGCGTCATCCTCAACCGGATGAGCCAGACCGCCGTGCACAATCTGCTGCCGCAATGGACCGACATCGCGGCGTCGCCGCGCGCCCTCTACGTCGGCGGACCCGTGAACCAAGAGGCCGCGCTGTGCCTGGGTGTGGTCAAACCCGGCACCGACATCGACGACGTGCCTGCTCTGCGCCCGGTGGACGGCCGGGTCGTACTCGTGGACCTCGACGCCGACCCCGAACCTCTTGCCGACGTCCTGGAGGGCGTCCGGATCTTCGCGGGGTACAGCGGCTGGGGAATCGGGCAGCTCGACGACGAACTCGACCAGTTCAGCTGGATGATCGCGTCGGCACTCCCCCGCGATCTGCTCGCGCCGCCGGCGTCGGACGTGTGGTTCGACGTCCTGCGCAGGCAGGCCTGGCCCAAACCCCTCCTCGCGACCCACCCGATCGATCTCAGCCTGAACTGA
- a CDS encoding adenylate/guanylate cyclase domain-containing protein, which produces MTGADDSTRDRDGLTDPGPTDDDATSAADGPDEPSAANDRTGGSTRRRGDRLPVRRDDPDRPGPGRRMADLLARTDSSAGVVKAARAARDLIPHNENPITGPRASDRVARLISESRPEKPSAIRELGLASVQVWQALVTTRRRRSDRTPVPATILFTDLVGFSTWALHAGDDQVLRLLRDVNDVTENIVRSRGGRIVKHLGDGTMAVFVDGVEAIEAGHEVIVAVSALTFGDYRPQLRAGLHTGEPRAVGDDFLGVDVNVAARVAAAAGAGELLASGATVEAAGADRYATRRRRFRAKGVPRDIEVFAVVPRYSD; this is translated from the coding sequence GTGACCGGAGCCGACGACTCGACACGTGACCGCGACGGTCTTACGGATCCCGGTCCGACCGACGACGATGCGACATCCGCCGCGGACGGCCCGGACGAACCCTCCGCAGCGAACGACAGGACCGGTGGGTCGACCCGTCGTCGGGGCGACCGGCTTCCCGTCAGACGCGACGATCCCGACCGTCCCGGACCCGGGCGCCGGATGGCCGACCTGCTGGCCCGCACCGACTCCAGCGCCGGGGTCGTCAAGGCGGCTCGCGCCGCACGAGATCTGATCCCGCACAACGAGAACCCGATCACCGGGCCGCGTGCATCCGACCGCGTGGCACGCCTCATCAGCGAGTCCCGGCCCGAGAAACCCAGTGCCATACGAGAGCTCGGCCTCGCATCGGTCCAGGTGTGGCAGGCGTTGGTGACCACACGACGTCGTCGATCCGATCGCACCCCAGTCCCCGCCACCATCTTGTTCACCGATCTCGTCGGATTCTCGACGTGGGCCCTGCATGCCGGAGACGACCAGGTCCTCCGACTCCTGCGCGACGTCAACGACGTCACCGAGAACATCGTGCGCAGCCGCGGCGGACGCATCGTCAAACATCTCGGCGACGGGACGATGGCCGTGTTCGTCGACGGTGTCGAGGCGATCGAGGCCGGTCACGAGGTGATCGTCGCCGTGAGTGCCCTGACGTTCGGGGACTACCGGCCACAGCTGCGAGCCGGTCTCCACACCGGCGAACCGCGGGCGGTCGGTGACGATTTCCTCGGTGTCGATGTGAACGTCGCCGCTCGGGTCGCGGCAGCCGCAGGAGCCGGTGAGCTGTTGGCCAGCGGAGCGACCGTCGAGGCCGCCGGCGCCGATCGGTATGCCACTCGTCGCCGGCGATTCCGCGCCAAGGGGGTACCGCGCGACATCGAGGTGTTCGCCGTCGTGCCCCGCTACTCCGACTGA
- a CDS encoding glycerol-3-phosphate dehydrogenase/oxidase, protein MATLSAATRRRALDRLASDEALDLLVIGGGVTGVGVALDAATRGLRVALVEKDDLAAGTSRWSSKLVHGGLRYLARGELRIARESAIERHHLMTAIAPHLIAPLRQIIPDRGGRHSSIIRLGLRTGDILRRNAGTPDSLLPPPSRLSALETLGRCPAVSPDGLRGGISAADGQLIDDARLVVALARTAAGYGASICTRVRADRVDGRGATLTDRETGESFDVGARMVVNATGVWSGGVDDAIAVHPSRGTHLVIDAARLGFPDAALMSPLGTSVSRFVFAIPAQLGRVYVGITDVAAPGPIPDVPTPDESEIDFLLDAINPALARPLDRSDIVGTFAGLRPLVDTRGGRDADALADVSRQHHVGVRGDGLVSVLGGKLTTYRRMAQDAVDAALATTDLSAGDCVTTTTPLVGALRSPREHGLPSSLVQRFGGEAPAVVDAATLDRPLDPIVPGIDVTRAEIEFAMTHEGALDADDILHRRTRIGLVRRDADAARPEIERIVGEVLG, encoded by the coding sequence ATGGCGACCCTGTCCGCCGCCACGCGCCGCCGTGCGCTGGACCGTCTCGCGTCCGATGAGGCCCTCGACCTGCTGGTCATCGGAGGTGGCGTCACCGGCGTCGGTGTGGCGCTCGACGCCGCCACCCGGGGGCTGCGCGTGGCTCTCGTCGAGAAGGACGATCTGGCAGCGGGCACCTCGCGATGGAGCAGCAAGCTCGTCCACGGCGGCCTGCGCTACCTGGCGAGGGGTGAGCTCCGGATCGCGCGCGAGAGCGCCATCGAACGTCACCACCTGATGACCGCCATTGCCCCGCATCTGATCGCCCCCCTTCGGCAGATCATCCCCGATCGCGGCGGCCGGCACAGCTCGATCATCCGTTTGGGACTCCGAACGGGGGACATCCTCCGACGCAACGCGGGTACCCCGGACTCGTTGTTGCCCCCACCCTCACGGCTGTCGGCGCTGGAGACGCTCGGCCGTTGCCCGGCCGTGTCGCCCGACGGCTTGCGCGGCGGGATCTCCGCCGCCGACGGTCAGCTCATCGACGACGCGCGGCTGGTCGTCGCCCTCGCGCGGACGGCCGCGGGTTACGGCGCGTCGATCTGCACCCGCGTCCGGGCCGACCGCGTGGACGGCCGCGGGGCCACCCTGACCGACCGGGAGACGGGCGAGAGTTTCGACGTCGGCGCCCGGATGGTCGTGAACGCCACCGGCGTCTGGTCCGGTGGCGTCGACGATGCCATCGCCGTACATCCCAGTCGCGGAACGCATCTCGTCATCGACGCGGCCAGGCTGGGGTTTCCCGACGCCGCCCTGATGAGCCCGCTGGGCACCTCGGTGTCGCGGTTCGTCTTCGCGATACCGGCCCAACTGGGACGTGTCTACGTCGGTATCACCGACGTCGCCGCGCCGGGGCCCATCCCGGACGTCCCGACGCCGGACGAGTCGGAGATCGACTTCCTTCTCGATGCGATCAATCCCGCGCTCGCGCGACCACTCGACCGCTCGGACATCGTCGGCACGTTCGCCGGTCTGCGACCGCTCGTCGACACCCGCGGCGGCCGTGACGCCGACGCCCTGGCCGATGTCTCGCGGCAGCACCACGTCGGTGTCCGCGGCGATGGCCTCGTCAGCGTCCTCGGCGGCAAGCTCACCACCTACCGGCGCATGGCACAGGACGCCGTCGACGCCGCGCTGGCGACCACCGATCTGTCCGCCGGAGACTGCGTCACGACCACGACGCCGCTGGTCGGGGCGCTGCGGAGTCCGCGCGAGCACGGTCTGCCGTCGTCGTTGGTGCAGCGCTTCGGCGGTGAGGCCCCCGCGGTCGTGGACGCCGCCACACTCGACCGTCCCCTGGACCCGATCGTCCCCGGCATCGACGTGACCCGCGCCGAGATCGAGTTCGCGATGACCCACGAAGGGGCTCTCGACGCCGACGACATCCTGCACCGGCGCACCCGGATCGGACTCGTCCGCCGCGACGCCGACGCGGCCCGCCCGGAGATCGAGCGGATCGTCGGCGAGGTCCTCGGGTGA